One Nitrospira sp. DNA window includes the following coding sequences:
- a CDS encoding sulfide-dependent adenosine diphosphate thiazole synthase yields the protein MPKPKPAPLRERDITRHIAREYYKEFDQLIESDVIIVGAGPSGLICAHDLAKMGFRTVVVEQSLALGGGFWSGGYLMNKATICAPAHKILEEVGVPCKQIKECDGMYMVDPPHATGALIAAAYGAGAKIMNLTRVVDLILRRDGVLEGVVVNSTTAEMAGHDIIHVDPIALESTIVVDATGHDAVVVTLLNKRGLYQPVPGNGAMWVSRSEEEVMDRTGEVYENCFVIGLAVAAVFGTPRMGPAFGSMLLSGRYGAELIKKKLKQE from the coding sequence ATGCCTAAACCCAAACCGGCGCCGTTACGTGAGCGCGACATCACCCGCCACATCGCGCGGGAATACTATAAAGAGTTCGATCAACTCATCGAGAGCGATGTGATCATCGTCGGGGCCGGCCCATCCGGTTTGATCTGTGCCCACGACCTGGCCAAGATGGGATTCCGGACCGTCGTCGTCGAGCAGAGCCTCGCGCTGGGAGGGGGTTTCTGGTCCGGTGGATACCTGATGAACAAGGCCACCATCTGCGCGCCGGCCCACAAGATTCTCGAAGAAGTGGGCGTGCCTTGCAAACAGATCAAAGAATGCGATGGAATGTATATGGTCGATCCGCCCCATGCCACGGGCGCGCTGATTGCCGCCGCCTACGGGGCCGGCGCGAAGATCATGAACCTGACCCGCGTGGTCGATCTGATTCTGCGCCGGGACGGCGTACTGGAGGGTGTGGTCGTGAACAGCACGACTGCCGAAATGGCCGGCCATGACATCATCCATGTCGATCCCATCGCTCTTGAGAGTACAATCGTGGTCGATGCGACCGGGCATGACGCAGTCGTGGTCACGCTCCTGAACAAGCGCGGCCTCTATCAGCCGGTACCAGGGAACGGCGCCATGTGGGTGTCCCGGTCGGAAGAAGAGGTCATGGACCGGACCGGAGAAGTCTACGAGAACTGCTTCGTGATCGGATTGGCCGTCGCAGCTGTGTTCGGCACGCCGCGGATGGGGCCTGCCTTCGGCTCGATGCTGCTCTCAGGACGCTACGGAGCGGAGCTGATTAAGAAGAAGTTAAAACAGGAGTAG
- a CDS encoding methyltransferase domain-containing protein, translating to MLTSALSPKAESVKTRLKTIWMAGDYDRFSRYMESGAREFYGRLTAPPGCRLLDVGCGSGQLALIAAKDGLEVTGVDIAGNLVERARVRARAEGLKARFEEADAEALPFDDASFDVVVSLIGAMFAPRPDLVAQELLRVCKPGGTIAMANWTAQGFVGQMFKTVSAFIAPSGMPSPVLWGDEATVRERLGKGLSDLKLVRRDYTFNYPFPSAEVVEFFRLYYGPTNQAFAALHAGGSERLRRELEALWSSHNRGGTDCTIVSAEYLEVVGTRA from the coding sequence ATGTTGACCAGCGCGTTATCACCTAAAGCGGAGAGTGTGAAGACTCGTCTCAAAACTATCTGGATGGCCGGTGACTACGATCGATTCTCGCGTTACATGGAAAGCGGAGCACGGGAGTTCTATGGCCGCCTTACTGCCCCGCCCGGTTGCCGATTGCTGGATGTAGGCTGTGGCTCAGGCCAGTTGGCTCTGATTGCCGCGAAGGATGGTTTGGAGGTGACCGGTGTGGACATTGCCGGCAATTTGGTGGAGCGGGCGCGGGTGCGCGCTCGTGCGGAGGGTTTAAAAGCGCGTTTCGAAGAAGCCGATGCAGAGGCGCTGCCCTTTGATGATGCGAGCTTCGATGTGGTGGTGAGCTTGATCGGAGCGATGTTCGCGCCACGACCTGACCTGGTGGCGCAGGAACTGCTGCGGGTGTGCAAGCCGGGAGGAACCATTGCCATGGCCAATTGGACAGCGCAGGGTTTCGTAGGGCAGATGTTCAAGACCGTCTCGGCGTTCATTGCGCCGTCCGGAATGCCCTCGCCGGTCCTGTGGGGCGACGAGGCCACAGTTCGTGAACGGTTGGGCAAGGGACTGTCGGATCTCAAGCTGGTCCGGCGCGACTATACCTTCAATTATCCCTTCCCTTCCGCGGAGGTGGTGGAGTTCTTCCGCCTCTACTACGGACCGACCAATCAGGCGTTTGCCGCTCTCCATGCCGGCGGCTCCGAGCGTCTTCGCCGGGAGCTCGAAGCGCTCTGGTCTTCTCACAATCGAGGGGGGACTGACTGCACCATCGTCTCAGCTGAATATCTGGAAGTGGTCGGCACTCGAGCGTGA
- a CDS encoding Mobile element protein, producing MRDFELYQAVLGLRAPWTVVNVELDVKGKQVTVTVEAGPGPYPCPECQEPVPGYDRKRRRWRHLDTCQFTTWIQADLPRVSCPTHGVKQIAVPWAEPGCQFTAWFERLAIDVLRECSVTGAAGLLRITWDEAWGIKARAVARGLSRRTQDIMPHLGVDEKAIAKRHRYLTVVAALDRSRVLYLAEDRKQESLDGFWTMLTSAQREGIEAIAMDMWEPSVQSTRAHVEGAETKIVFDKFHVVKHLHDAVDHVRRAEHRALKQADDARLTGTKYLWLMRPKEMTPEQRTTFRTLQCSDLKVARAWTLKERFRQFWDYTYCGAAQKFFARWFWRATHSRLVPMAEVAKLIQRHLPNVLTYLQHGITNAGLEAVNATIQWVKKTARGFRNVEHFKTAIYFHCGGLDLYPTHTKA from the coding sequence ATGCGCGACTTTGAACTCTATCAGGCCGTCTTGGGGTTGCGGGCCCCCTGGACCGTCGTCAACGTGGAGCTGGATGTGAAGGGGAAACAGGTGACCGTGACCGTAGAGGCCGGACCGGGGCCCTATCCCTGTCCTGAGTGTCAGGAGCCGGTCCCGGGCTATGATCGCAAGCGCCGACGGTGGCGGCATCTGGATACCTGCCAGTTCACGACGTGGATCCAGGCGGACCTCCCCCGCGTGAGCTGTCCGACCCATGGGGTTAAGCAGATCGCGGTGCCCTGGGCGGAGCCCGGCTGTCAGTTCACTGCCTGGTTCGAGCGCCTGGCCATTGATGTGCTCCGGGAGTGTTCGGTGACGGGGGCTGCGGGGCTGCTGCGCATCACGTGGGACGAGGCCTGGGGGATCAAGGCTCGGGCGGTCGCTCGGGGGCTGAGCCGCCGGACCCAGGACATCATGCCGCACCTCGGCGTCGATGAGAAAGCCATCGCCAAGCGGCACCGCTACCTCACGGTCGTTGCCGCCCTGGATCGCAGCCGCGTCCTCTACCTGGCGGAGGATCGCAAGCAGGAGAGTCTGGACGGATTCTGGACGATGCTGACGTCCGCTCAGCGCGAGGGGATTGAGGCGATCGCCATGGATATGTGGGAGCCCTCTGTGCAATCCACGCGGGCGCATGTGGAGGGCGCCGAGACCAAGATCGTCTTCGACAAGTTCCACGTCGTCAAGCATCTCCACGACGCGGTCGACCACGTCCGCCGCGCCGAGCACCGAGCGTTGAAGCAGGCTGACGACGCTCGTCTCACCGGCACGAAATATCTCTGGCTCATGCGCCCCAAGGAGATGACCCCCGAGCAGCGGACCACGTTCCGCACATTGCAGTGCTCGGACCTCAAGGTGGCACGGGCCTGGACCCTCAAGGAGCGCTTCCGCCAGTTCTGGGACTACACGTACTGCGGCGCGGCCCAGAAGTTCTTCGCCCGCTGGTTCTGGCGCGCCACCCATAGCCGCCTGGTCCCGATGGCCGAGGTGGCTAAACTGATCCAGCGCCACCTCCCCAACGTGCTCACCTATCTGCAGCATGGCATCACCAATGCGGGCCTGGAAGCCGTCAACGCGACGATCCAGTGGGTGAAGAAGACCGCCCGCGGCTTCCGGAACGTCGAGCATTTCAAGACTGCGATCTATTTCCACTGCGGAGGACTGGATCTCTATCCAACCCACACGAAAGCCTGA
- a CDS encoding Phosphomethylpyrimidine synthase ThiC, giving the protein MSEAHTQNGSSNGHGSMPSTARLTTTPFAASRKVHVNGSLPGVRVPMREISLTATHQANGKGETPNQPVTVYDTSGPYTDPAIQIDVRAGLPPLRRAWIESRQDTEELPQVTSQYGRLRAADPKLTDLRFEHIRKPLRAKSGRNVSQMHYAKQGIITPEMEFIAIRENQSRDQARELMAASNGHGGGVAQHPGQAWGARIPSRITPEFVRDEVARGRAIIPANINHPETEPMIIGRNFLVKINSNIGNSAVASSIEEEVEKMIWSIRWGADTVMDLSTGKNIHETREWIIRNSPVPIGTVPIYQALEKVGGKAEELTWEIFRDTLIEQAEQGVDYFTIHAGVLLRYVPMTAKRMTGIVSRGGSIHAKWCLAHHQENFAYTHFEEICEIMKAYDVSFSLGDGLRPGSIADANDEAQFAELETLGELTKIAWRHDVQVMIEGPGHVPMHLIQENMEKQLKECQEAPFYTLGPLTTDIAPGYDHITSGIGAAMIGWYGCAMLCYVTPKEHLGLPTKEDVKVGVVTYKIAAHAADLAKGHPGAQARDNALSKARFEFRWEDQFNLSLDPDTARSYHDATLPDNAAKVAHFCSMCGPHFCSMKITQDVRDYAAQKQLEEQQAIQIGMKEKSEEFKKAGSEIYL; this is encoded by the coding sequence ATGAGCGAGGCCCATACACAGAATGGTTCCAGCAACGGTCACGGTTCCATGCCCTCGACCGCCCGTCTTACCACGACGCCGTTTGCGGCCTCGCGCAAGGTGCACGTCAACGGCTCTCTGCCTGGCGTGCGCGTCCCGATGCGCGAAATCAGCCTGACCGCCACACACCAGGCCAATGGAAAGGGCGAGACGCCGAACCAGCCGGTCACGGTCTACGATACATCCGGTCCCTACACCGATCCGGCGATACAGATCGACGTGCGCGCCGGACTGCCGCCGTTGCGGAGGGCCTGGATCGAGAGCCGCCAGGATACGGAAGAACTCCCGCAAGTCACGTCACAATATGGACGGCTCCGAGCGGCGGACCCCAAACTGACCGACCTTCGGTTTGAGCATATTCGCAAGCCGCTCCGTGCCAAATCCGGGCGGAATGTCAGCCAGATGCACTATGCCAAACAAGGCATCATCACGCCGGAAATGGAATTCATCGCCATCCGGGAAAACCAATCCCGTGACCAGGCTCGAGAGTTAATGGCGGCGAGTAACGGCCATGGGGGTGGGGTCGCGCAGCATCCCGGTCAGGCCTGGGGCGCCCGCATTCCGAGCAGGATCACGCCGGAATTCGTGCGCGACGAGGTCGCCCGCGGCCGCGCCATCATCCCGGCCAATATCAACCACCCGGAAACCGAGCCGATGATCATCGGCCGGAACTTCCTCGTGAAGATCAACAGCAATATCGGCAATTCCGCCGTCGCCTCCTCGATCGAAGAGGAAGTCGAAAAGATGATCTGGTCGATCCGTTGGGGCGCCGACACGGTCATGGACCTCTCGACCGGCAAAAATATCCACGAAACGCGCGAATGGATCATCCGCAACTCCCCCGTGCCGATCGGCACCGTGCCGATCTATCAAGCACTCGAAAAGGTCGGCGGCAAGGCCGAGGAACTGACCTGGGAAATTTTTCGCGATACGCTGATCGAACAGGCCGAGCAGGGGGTGGACTATTTCACCATCCACGCCGGTGTGCTGTTGCGCTATGTCCCCATGACGGCCAAACGCATGACCGGCATCGTTTCGCGCGGCGGCTCGATCCATGCGAAGTGGTGCCTGGCCCACCACCAAGAAAACTTCGCCTATACCCACTTCGAAGAGATCTGCGAGATCATGAAGGCCTATGATGTGTCGTTCAGCCTCGGCGACGGCCTGCGTCCCGGCTCGATTGCCGACGCCAACGACGAAGCGCAATTCGCCGAGTTGGAGACGCTGGGCGAATTGACCAAGATCGCCTGGCGGCACGATGTGCAGGTGATGATCGAAGGACCTGGCCACGTCCCCATGCACCTGATTCAAGAAAACATGGAGAAGCAACTGAAGGAATGTCAGGAGGCGCCCTTCTATACCTTGGGGCCGCTTACCACGGACATTGCGCCGGGCTACGACCACATCACCTCCGGCATCGGCGCCGCGATGATCGGCTGGTACGGCTGTGCGATGCTCTGCTATGTCACACCGAAGGAGCATCTCGGGCTGCCGACGAAGGAAGACGTGAAGGTCGGGGTCGTGACCTACAAAATCGCCGCCCACGCGGCGGACCTGGCCAAGGGCCACCCCGGCGCGCAGGCCCGCGACAATGCGTTGTCCAAGGCACGGTTCGAATTCCGCTGGGAAGACCAGTTCAACCTGTCGCTGGACCCAGACACCGCCCGCTCGTACCATGATGCGACGTTGCCGGACAATGCCGCGAAGGTCGCCCATTTCTGCAGCATGTGCGGGCCGCACTTCTGCTCGATGAAGATCACGCAGGATGTCCGTGACTATGCGGCGCAGAAACAGCTGGAAGAGCAACAGGCGATCCAGATCGGGATGAAGGAAAAATCCGAGGAGTTCAAGAAGGCCGGCTCCGAGATTTATTTGTGA
- a CDS encoding Pyruvate kinase codes for MQKTRIICTIGPATESYEMLQKLYEAGMTIARLNMSHGDHDSHAKVIQHIKTLNKKVQFPIPILLDTQGPAIRTGDLSNELDLREGAIVSVTTRGSTDVEESSIHIDYADLLEQVNVGDKITVDNGLINFEVLEKMDRLMRCRVLDGGRLKSKRHVNLPGIRVNLPAITHKDTKDILFGLERDVDFIALSFVREAEDIRQLKALMGDKVGRVKIISKIEDQEGVRNLDEIIKESDGIMVARGDLGVEINLEDLPNVQRTIVRKCAEYGKRVIVATHLLESMIHNPHPTRAEVTDVANAIYEEADAVMLSGETTVGKYPVKCVEYLRKIALKSEAIPGLQFAKGLRNAGNKQQLAAAAVQLAEGIKAKGIVVITRRGLMADLVANCRPFLTDIYAFTNMSQPRRTMMLNRGVFPFKIDFSSDPEKTLQTAFRILKEREQFQIGDKVVIISDVLARQRVDSIQIRDVPSDDSLPEAAPETG; via the coding sequence ATGCAAAAGACCCGCATCATCTGCACGATCGGCCCGGCCACGGAATCCTACGAGATGCTGCAGAAGCTGTATGAGGCTGGCATGACGATCGCCCGCCTGAACATGTCCCACGGCGACCACGACTCTCACGCCAAGGTCATTCAACACATCAAGACGCTCAACAAGAAGGTGCAATTTCCTATCCCCATTCTACTGGACACACAAGGCCCGGCGATCCGCACCGGGGATCTTTCCAACGAGCTGGATCTGCGGGAGGGCGCCATCGTGTCGGTGACCACCCGCGGGTCGACGGACGTGGAGGAGAGCTCCATTCACATCGACTATGCGGACTTGCTGGAGCAAGTCAACGTCGGGGACAAGATCACGGTGGACAACGGGCTGATCAATTTCGAGGTGCTGGAGAAAATGGACCGCCTCATGCGATGCCGCGTCTTGGACGGCGGCCGCTTGAAGAGCAAGCGGCACGTGAATCTTCCGGGCATCCGCGTCAATCTGCCGGCGATTACGCACAAGGACACCAAAGACATCCTGTTTGGGCTGGAACGAGACGTGGACTTCATCGCCCTGTCGTTCGTGCGCGAGGCCGAGGATATCCGGCAGCTCAAGGCTCTCATGGGCGACAAGGTCGGGCGGGTGAAAATCATCTCCAAAATCGAGGACCAGGAAGGGGTCCGGAACCTGGACGAGATCATCAAGGAATCGGACGGGATCATGGTGGCGCGTGGAGATCTGGGGGTGGAGATCAACCTGGAAGATCTTCCGAATGTCCAGCGCACGATCGTGCGGAAGTGCGCCGAGTATGGGAAACGCGTGATCGTGGCCACTCATCTGCTCGAATCCATGATCCACAATCCGCACCCCACCCGCGCCGAGGTCACCGATGTCGCCAACGCAATCTATGAAGAAGCCGATGCCGTCATGCTGTCGGGAGAAACCACGGTGGGAAAGTATCCGGTGAAATGTGTCGAATACCTCCGCAAGATTGCGCTGAAATCCGAGGCAATTCCCGGCTTGCAGTTTGCGAAAGGTTTGCGCAACGCGGGGAACAAGCAGCAATTGGCGGCGGCTGCCGTCCAACTGGCTGAGGGGATCAAGGCCAAGGGCATCGTCGTGATCACCAGACGGGGACTCATGGCCGATCTCGTCGCGAACTGCCGTCCGTTTTTGACCGACATCTACGCCTTTACCAACATGAGCCAACCGCGGCGAACCATGATGCTGAACCGCGGTGTCTTCCCGTTCAAGATCGATTTCAGCTCGGACCCCGAAAAAACATTGCAAACGGCATTCCGGATCCTGAAGGAGCGTGAACAGTTTCAGATCGGCGACAAGGTCGTCATTATCTCAGACGTCCTGGCCCGGCAACGGGTCGACTCGATCCAGATTCGCGACGTACCCTCGGACGACAGCCTACCCGAAGCAGCCCCCGAGACAGGATGA
- a CDS encoding Quinolinate synthetase, whose protein sequence is MKTVATLPRPITDYQALSPDELFERTRAAKRTLGDRVMILGHNYQRDEVIQHADFRGDSLILSQVAEQRSDRPYVVFCGVHFMAETADVLSRSNQTVILPDMAAGCSMADMAAIEQVEQCWDALGRIVPVEETVMPAVYVNSAAVLKAFCGEHGGLTCTSSNARKVIEWSWARREKILFFPDEHLGRNTANKMGIPRDQMIIWDPYMPRGGNSVEAIQRAKLILWKGHCSVHQMFQPSHVDYFRKQHPEIKVIVHPECHEDVVNKADLVGSTEFIIRTITAAPAGTVWAVGTELNLVNRLKHEQTDKKVFFLSSTVCQCATMFRIDAPHLCWAMENLAEGHVVNRIVVPADEKQWAKVALDRMMALS, encoded by the coding sequence GTGAAAACGGTTGCCACGCTCCCTCGTCCCATTACGGACTATCAGGCCCTCTCGCCCGATGAGCTGTTCGAGAGAACCCGTGCGGCCAAACGCACGCTCGGTGATCGGGTCATGATCCTCGGCCATAACTATCAACGGGACGAAGTCATTCAGCATGCCGATTTCCGTGGCGATTCCCTGATCCTGTCGCAGGTGGCCGAACAACGGTCCGATCGGCCCTATGTCGTATTTTGCGGCGTGCACTTCATGGCCGAAACCGCCGATGTGTTGAGTCGTTCCAATCAAACCGTCATCCTCCCCGACATGGCGGCAGGCTGTTCCATGGCGGACATGGCCGCGATCGAACAGGTGGAACAGTGTTGGGATGCGCTGGGGCGGATCGTGCCGGTCGAAGAGACGGTCATGCCGGCGGTCTATGTGAATTCAGCCGCGGTCCTGAAGGCCTTTTGCGGGGAACATGGCGGTCTTACCTGCACCTCGTCCAATGCGCGGAAGGTGATCGAGTGGAGCTGGGCGCGCCGAGAGAAGATCCTCTTCTTTCCCGATGAACACCTGGGCCGGAACACGGCCAATAAAATGGGCATCCCTCGCGACCAGATGATCATCTGGGATCCCTACATGCCACGCGGCGGCAATTCCGTGGAGGCGATCCAGCGGGCGAAGTTGATTCTGTGGAAGGGCCATTGCAGCGTGCACCAGATGTTTCAACCGTCGCATGTCGATTATTTCCGCAAGCAGCACCCCGAGATCAAGGTGATCGTCCATCCGGAATGTCATGAGGACGTGGTCAACAAGGCCGACCTGGTGGGCTCGACGGAATTCATCATTCGAACCATTACCGCCGCGCCTGCGGGCACGGTCTGGGCGGTCGGCACGGAACTGAATCTGGTCAATCGGCTCAAGCACGAACAGACCGACAAGAAGGTGTTTTTCCTCTCCTCGACCGTGTGCCAGTGCGCCACCATGTTCCGCATCGACGCTCCGCACCTCTGCTGGGCCATGGAGAACCTGGCCGAAGGGCATGTCGTGAATCGCATCGTTGTCCCGGCAGACGAAAAACAGTGGGCGAAGGTGGCGTTGGACCGAATGATGGCCCTCAGTTGA
- a CDS encoding Transcriptional regulator, AraC family — MDVLSEVLKAVRLDGALFYNAECSAPWCFRQPASHILASYLSPGAKHVIIYHLLTEGRGYAHVEGDGRPLPLNAGDIVIFPHGDPHIMGNGSPVRPVDSAQALQRVLSEGLTVSRHGGGGEITKLICGYMACEPHLSRIFLGGLPPILKVNIRNDASGQWLEQSIRYSVSNADASSPGGEAVLAKLSEVLFVETLRRYIALLPPEQTGWLAGIRDPEVGKALALLHRKPAHPWTIATLAKEVGISRSVLAERFRQYLAEPPIAYLTGWRLQLGAQMLTSTNSSVAEIAAEVGYESESSFNRAFKREFGLPPAQFRSQSKSAHRQAAGHTTANGRRTTAPEEG, encoded by the coding sequence ATGGATGTCCTCTCCGAAGTGCTGAAGGCCGTCAGGCTTGATGGAGCCCTGTTTTACAATGCCGAGTGTTCAGCGCCTTGGTGCTTTCGCCAACCGGCCTCGCACATCCTGGCTTCGTACCTTTCCCCGGGCGCCAAGCACGTCATCATCTATCACCTGCTGACCGAGGGCCGGGGCTACGCCCATGTCGAGGGAGACGGCCGGCCGCTTCCTCTCAACGCGGGGGATATCGTCATCTTTCCGCACGGCGATCCGCACATCATGGGAAACGGTTCGCCGGTCAGACCGGTGGACAGCGCGCAAGCCCTGCAACGGGTGTTATCCGAGGGCCTCACGGTCTCCCGCCATGGCGGGGGCGGCGAGATCACCAAACTCATCTGCGGCTACATGGCCTGCGAGCCGCACCTCAGCCGAATCTTCTTGGGTGGGCTGCCGCCCATTTTGAAGGTCAACATCCGCAACGACGCGTCAGGCCAATGGCTGGAACAGTCCATTCGCTATTCGGTGAGCAATGCGGATGCATCCAGCCCCGGGGGCGAGGCCGTGCTCGCCAAATTGTCCGAAGTGCTGTTCGTCGAAACGCTTCGACGCTACATCGCATTGCTCCCGCCGGAACAGACCGGTTGGTTGGCCGGCATCCGCGACCCTGAAGTCGGGAAAGCCTTGGCTCTGCTGCATCGCAAGCCGGCCCATCCCTGGACGATTGCCACGCTCGCGAAGGAGGTCGGCATTTCACGTTCCGTCCTGGCCGAGCGGTTCCGGCAGTATCTCGCGGAGCCCCCCATTGCCTATCTCACCGGCTGGCGTCTTCAACTCGGCGCACAGATGCTCACTTCCACCAACAGCAGTGTAGCGGAGATCGCCGCCGAGGTCGGCTATGAGTCGGAGTCGTCCTTTAACCGAGCCTTCAAACGTGAGTTCGGACTCCCGCCGGCCCAATTCCGCAGCCAATCGAAATCAGCCCACCGGCAAGCTGCCGGCCACACAACGGCGAACGGCCGGCGAACTACCGCTCCTGAAGAAGGGTAG
- a CDS encoding 2-hydroxymuconate tautomerase-like protein → MPYVNIQITKGATRAQKAELVKDVTTSLVRILGKKPEQTHIVIQEIAEEDWGFSGLLTDDWKKQQAHLTSPSQ, encoded by the coding sequence ATGCCGTATGTGAATATTCAGATCACCAAGGGAGCGACGAGGGCCCAGAAGGCGGAACTCGTCAAAGACGTGACGACATCGCTCGTCCGCATTCTTGGCAAGAAGCCGGAGCAGACTCACATCGTCATTCAAGAAATTGCCGAAGAGGATTGGGGCTTCTCCGGGTTATTGACCGACGACTGGAAAAAGCAGCAGGCCCACCTCACCTCCCCCTCGCAATAA